The Eurosta solidaginis isolate ZX-2024a chromosome 4, ASM4086904v1, whole genome shotgun sequence genome includes a window with the following:
- the LOC137250105 gene encoding uncharacterized protein — MVFQCTGCDTYTLQPMGIVKSKISDKGNAEEKFGIPTGPNVNTNCAHCGDKHHMGGPLWSHPIHDPTFVEELLQIIEEKPLSDLDTTSFKRKATTPAKEPVSCQRFSLDLEVDLQTLLEARAAPHVANVDQHESNVAVSGNAMNKLFEMEDENKSNNANTIKRIPYNFSTKASCDETIFECQQQRTSDESFMALEKMCDKTASDPDSTLFKYIHSENKDMVKEDAKKRSADGTILKSLVNKNYKK; from the exons atggtatttcaatgcactggttgtgatacctatacgctacagcctatgggtattgtaaaaagcaagatctcagataaaggcaatgcggaagaaaaattcggtataccaactggaccaaatgttaatacaaattgtgcgcattgcggtgataaacatcat atgggcggtccactttggtcgcatcccatacatgatccaacgtttgttgaagaattgctacaaatcatagaagaaaaaccgctaagtgatttggacacaacgtcgtttaaaag aaaggctacaacgcctgctaaagagccggtatcttgccaacgctttagcttggatttagaggtggatctacaaactttgctaGAAGCACGCGCAGCTCCTCATGTAGCGAATGTTGATCAACACGAAAGTAacgttgctgttagcggaaatgcaatgaacaaactatttgaaatggaggatgaaaataaatccaacaatgcaaacactataaagaggattccttataatttttcaactaaggcatcttgtgacgaaactatatttgaatgccaacagcaacgtacgtctgatgaaagttttatggctttggaaaaaatgtgtgataaaacagcatccgatcctgacagcacactatttaagtacatacatagcgagaacaaggatatggttaaagaagatgctaaaaagcgcagcgccgatggaactattttaaaatcccttgtaaacaag aactacaagaaatag